The following proteins come from a genomic window of Malus sylvestris chromosome 4, drMalSylv7.2, whole genome shotgun sequence:
- the LOC126619734 gene encoding auxin-responsive protein IAA3-like, with product MAMFAQDLEATELRLGLPGTNDSEQNTSSPTLVSKSNKRPLQSDMNEDNDSSPANRSDEQISQPPPTKTQVVGWPPVRSYWKNCLQSKKTEAEAAGIYVKISMDGAPYLRKIDLKVYRGYPELLKALEDMFKFKVGDYCEKKLGYNNRSEFVPTYEDKDGDWMLLGDVPWEMFIVSCKRLRIMKGSEAKGLGCCTP from the exons atgGCAATGTTTGCGCAGGATCTTGAAGCCACGGAGCTAAGATTAGGGTTACCGGGCACCAATGATTCCGAGCAGAACACCTCTTCTCCTACTTTGGTTAGCAAGAGTAACAAAAGACCACTGCAATCCGACATGAACGAAGACAATGATTCTTCACCCGCCAACAGATCCGACGAGCAAATTTCTCAGCCTCCACCTACCaa GACACAAGTAGTAGGGTGGCCGCCGGTGAGATCATACTGGAAAAACTGCCTCCAATCGAAGAAAACCGAGGCGGAGGCAGCCGGCATCTACGTGAAGATAAGCATGGATGGAGCTCCTTATCTAAGAAAGATTGATTTGAAGGTGTACAGAGGATATCCTGAGCTGCTTAAAGCATTGGAAGACATGTTCAAGTTCAAGGTTGGTGATTACTGTGAGAAGAAATTAGGGTATAATAACCGATCAGAATTTGTGCCTACTTATGAAGACAAAGATGGAGATTGGATGCTACTTGGAGATGTTCCATGGGAGATGTTCATCGTTTCGTGCAAGAGGTTGAGAATCATGAAAGGTTCGGAAGCGAAAGGGTTAGGCTGCTGCACGCCGTGA